Proteins from a single region of Bacteroidota bacterium:
- a CDS encoding putative LPS assembly protein LptD gives MLRKKSKALYILIIISVIHFSHIIGQVVPSKDSTSVSTVTSDKNLVNSNLVQAESDSTQIDSLANKPKEFLSDIVKYTAKDTIRTKVVSQEVYLYNEAEVNYGDINLKAGKIYIDWSTNTVHATGIPDSTGTTVQRPVFTQAGKVYETDTIAYNFDSEKGLIHHVRTEEGEGYLTGKKVKKVEDDVIYVKNGYFTTDTKEHPDYYLWANKIKVVPGKEIITSFTQMYIADVPTPLVLPFGYFPTTENRRSGLVFPTFNFTETQGYALQNGGYYWALSDYFDLMLTGDIYTNGSNGIGIKSNYALRYKFRGSLNFRFETIIRGIEGRSDYSKANNYSIRWSHSQDQKSNPNLRFSASVNMSSSKYYRQSFNQINNDNHLNNTMNSSVSLVKNWDELPFRMSLTASHSQNNNTNSVNLTLPNIRFDVDRQFPFAPKNGSKKTWYHNIGLSYSMRAENKIETTDSLMFKPQMFDDMKNGIEHNIPISTSFKVLKFFTISPSVSYKERWYLNSIQKSWDAENNLEVIDTIPGFARTNEFNFSAGTSTVIYGMYNFGKKAKIQALRHVIKPSVSYSYRPDFGDPMWGNIDYYKQGPLGEVIEYSKFENGVYGYARGGLSSSLNMALKNTLEMKVRSDSTEEGSKKIKLLENLNFSTSYNMASPDYKWSPLRVTGGTSLFDRNMSLNFNSTFDPYALVKDDDDKWVRIPEYNYDHTGDLLRMTAAGFTVNYRFTSKKGDKNTGDSNSGGPNENIDPGNKKLSQDEGQDRDRGSKDNDKAVKAIMGYLDYDVPWSFNINYSFRYTNANNNPNVVNTLNFNGNVKLTEKWDFGFSSGYDFDKKGLSYTRFNFNRDLDTWNMKFEWVPFGPRSTYYFFIGIKASMLKDLKYEKRKLPDNLM, from the coding sequence TTGTTAAGAAAAAAATCCAAAGCTCTATATATACTGATAATCATATCAGTAATTCACTTTTCACATATTATCGGACAGGTTGTACCTTCGAAAGATAGTACATCAGTTTCTACGGTTACTTCAGATAAAAACCTTGTTAATTCCAATTTAGTACAGGCAGAAAGCGACAGTACTCAAATCGACTCTCTGGCAAACAAACCAAAGGAATTTTTAAGCGATATTGTAAAATATACTGCAAAAGATACTATTAGAACTAAAGTAGTTAGCCAAGAAGTATATTTGTACAATGAGGCCGAAGTGAATTATGGAGATATAAACCTAAAGGCCGGAAAAATTTATATCGACTGGAGCACTAATACCGTTCATGCTACGGGTATTCCAGATTCTACAGGTACTACTGTACAAAGACCTGTTTTCACACAAGCAGGTAAAGTTTACGAAACAGATACAATAGCGTATAATTTTGATTCGGAAAAAGGATTAATTCACCATGTCAGAACTGAAGAAGGTGAAGGATATTTAACCGGTAAAAAAGTAAAAAAGGTTGAAGACGATGTAATCTATGTTAAAAACGGTTATTTCACAACCGACACAAAAGAGCATCCCGATTATTATTTGTGGGCCAATAAGATAAAGGTGGTTCCCGGTAAGGAGATAATTACCAGTTTTACACAAATGTATATTGCTGATGTACCAACTCCTCTGGTTCTCCCATTTGGGTATTTCCCAACTACCGAAAACAGAAGGTCAGGATTGGTTTTCCCTACATTTAACTTCACGGAAACTCAAGGTTACGCACTGCAAAATGGAGGTTATTACTGGGCTTTAAGCGATTATTTCGATTTAATGCTTACCGGTGATATTTATACTAACGGATCTAATGGTATAGGAATTAAATCGAACTATGCTCTCAGATACAAATTTAGAGGATCATTAAATTTTAGATTCGAAACAATAATAAGGGGAATTGAGGGACGTAGTGATTATTCAAAAGCAAATAATTACTCCATCCGATGGTCGCATTCGCAGGATCAGAAATCAAATCCTAATCTAAGATTTTCGGCAAGTGTTAATATGTCCAGTTCAAAGTATTATCGCCAGTCGTTCAATCAGATCAATAACGACAATCACCTGAACAATACTATGAACTCCTCTGTTTCTCTTGTAAAAAACTGGGATGAATTACCATTCAGGATGTCACTTACAGCATCACACTCACAAAACAACAATACAAATTCGGTAAATCTTACCTTGCCAAATATCAGGTTTGATGTTGACAGACAATTTCCTTTTGCTCCAAAAAACGGATCAAAAAAAACCTGGTACCATAACATAGGGTTATCTTATAGTATGAGGGCTGAAAACAAAATCGAAACTACAGATTCGTTAATGTTTAAACCTCAGATGTTCGATGATATGAAAAATGGTATTGAACATAATATTCCAATAAGTACCAGTTTTAAAGTACTTAAATTCTTTACCATTTCTCCTTCTGTAAGTTATAAAGAAAGGTGGTATTTAAACAGTATTCAAAAAAGTTGGGATGCGGAAAACAATTTAGAAGTTATAGATACAATTCCGGGGTTTGCCCGTACCAATGAATTTAATTTTTCTGCAGGTACAAGCACGGTAATATACGGAATGTATAATTTTGGCAAAAAGGCAAAAATTCAGGCACTGCGCCATGTTATTAAACCAAGTGTTTCATACTCCTACAGACCTGATTTCGGAGATCCTATGTGGGGAAACATAGACTACTATAAACAAGGACCTCTGGGTGAGGTAATTGAATATTCAAAATTTGAAAACGGTGTATATGGATATGCAAGAGGTGGTCTTTCCAGTTCTTTAAATATGGCTTTGAAAAACACTCTGGAAATGAAAGTGCGGTCTGACTCTACAGAGGAAGGATCAAAAAAGATAAAACTCCTCGAAAACCTAAACTTCAGTACGTCTTATAATATGGCTTCTCCTGATTATAAATGGAGCCCATTAAGAGTAACCGGGGGAACATCGTTGTTTGACCGAAATATGTCGCTAAACTTCAACTCTACTTTCGACCCTTATGCACTGGTAAAAGACGATGATGATAAATGGGTTAGAATTCCGGAGTACAATTATGACCATACAGGTGACTTATTGAGGATGACAGCAGCAGGATTTACTGTTAACTATAGATTTACCAGCAAAAAAGGTGACAAAAACACAGGCGACTCAAACAGTGGAGGTCCGAATGAAAATATAGACCCCGGAAATAAAAAACTTTCCCAAGACGAAGGTCAGGACAGAGACAGAGGCAGTAAAGATAACGACAAAGCTGTAAAAGCAATTATGGGTTATTTAGACTACGATGTACCATGGAGCTTTAATATAAACTACTCATTCAGGTATACTAATGCCAACAATAACCCAAATGTTGTAAATACTCTTAACTTCAACGGTAATGTAAAGCTTACCGAAAAATGGGATTTTGGATT
- a CDS encoding N-acetylmuramoyl-L-alanine amidase, with protein MQNTFRRITLLIISFSLFINISHAQDSDNFTIIVDAGHGGHDSGTIGNNKYKRYEKDVALSVALKFGKLVEKNMKDVNVVYTRTTDVFIKLKDRPTVANKKDADLFVSIHCNGNKNTDASGSETYVLGMHKNKANFEVAKKENSVIFLENDYSMSYQGFDPNSVESIIALTLDQERYLEKSLILASLVQKNFKTSTPLKNRGVKQAGFWVLAQTYMPSILTELGFLSNDKDAKLLMSESGQNKIANSLFQAFKEYKSYWDDQTIAGNDLSFETTMIEEGDSPIKYAVQFMISKNKLSENSSYFKGLDNVSYYKEGAYYKYVYYKSSDYLEVISRQKVVKEKGFNGAFIVAFKEDKRISLDEALKEEAKTIKGE; from the coding sequence ATGCAAAATACATTTAGGAGAATTACTTTACTAATTATATCCTTTAGTTTATTTATTAATATAAGCCATGCACAGGATAGTGATAACTTCACAATAATTGTTGATGCCGGACATGGTGGGCACGATTCCGGTACAATTGGTAATAATAAATATAAGAGATACGAGAAGGATGTAGCTTTAAGCGTTGCTTTAAAGTTTGGTAAGCTTGTTGAAAAAAACATGAAGGATGTAAATGTTGTTTATACAAGAACAACTGATGTTTTTATTAAGCTAAAAGACCGTCCTACAGTTGCCAATAAAAAGGATGCAGATCTTTTTGTTTCTATACATTGTAATGGGAATAAAAATACAGATGCTAGTGGATCTGAAACCTATGTTCTGGGGATGCATAAAAACAAAGCTAACTTTGAAGTTGCCAAAAAGGAGAACTCTGTAATCTTTTTAGAAAACGATTACTCTATGAGTTATCAGGGCTTCGATCCAAATTCCGTAGAATCTATTATTGCATTGACATTAGATCAGGAAAGATATTTAGAGAAGAGTTTAATACTCGCTTCTTTGGTACAAAAAAATTTTAAAACCAGTACGCCTTTAAAAAATAGAGGAGTTAAACAGGCCGGTTTTTGGGTTCTGGCCCAAACTTACATGCCAAGTATTCTTACCGAGCTGGGTTTCTTATCGAACGATAAAGATGCTAAGCTATTAATGTCAGAATCAGGACAAAATAAAATTGCTAATTCTCTTTTCCAAGCATTTAAAGAATATAAAAGTTATTGGGATGATCAAACCATTGCGGGAAATGATCTCAGCTTTGAGACTACAATGATTGAGGAAGGTGATTCGCCTATCAAGTATGCGGTGCAATTCATGATTTCGAAAAACAAACTATCAGAGAATTCCAGTTATTTTAAAGGATTGGATAATGTTTCTTATTACAAGGAAGGTGCATATTATAAGTATGTATATTATAAGAGCTCTGACTATCTTGAAGTAATTTCGAGGCAGAAAGTTGTGAAAGAAAAAGGATTTAACGGTGCCTTTATTGTTGCATTCAAAGAAGATAAACGAATTTCTTTAGATGAGGCACTTAAAGAAGAAGCGAAAACAATAAAAGGTGAATAG
- a CDS encoding MlaD family protein translates to MKISREIKAGIIAILSVAAFIWGYNFLKGRNVLKKTRVFYAKYQNVDGLTKGRPVTINGLQIGSVSDIIFLPDMSGELLVKLEVDDSFPFSTNSLFKIYGADLMGAKSVSIDIKEGQLVASSGDTLRGVIEPGITTVLNDEVQPLKTKIENLMVSLDSTSVNIRKLTGGENGENIGKVIKNLSTNLENFVAVSNKLKENSASIDTIFQNVSEMSYDLKSFSDSLSNVELASTVKSFNDVLSSLNTTLDSVNNGNGTISKLIKDEKLYNNLTASTKELHDLLEDLKLNPKRYVHVSVFGRKNTEYEKPVTDSLYSE, encoded by the coding sequence ATGAAGATATCACGCGAAATAAAGGCAGGAATCATAGCAATATTATCAGTTGCAGCATTTATCTGGGGCTACAACTTTTTAAAAGGCAGAAATGTTTTAAAAAAGACCCGGGTTTTTTATGCAAAATATCAAAATGTTGACGGTCTTACAAAAGGGCGTCCTGTTACAATTAACGGACTTCAAATTGGAAGTGTTTCCGATATAATATTTCTTCCGGATATGTCGGGAGAGTTGCTGGTGAAATTAGAAGTAGATGACAGTTTTCCATTTTCAACAAACAGTTTGTTTAAAATTTACGGCGCCGATTTGATGGGGGCAAAGTCAGTTTCAATTGATATTAAAGAAGGTCAATTAGTAGCAAGTTCAGGTGATACTTTAAGAGGGGTTATTGAACCTGGTATAACCACAGTGCTTAATGATGAAGTACAACCCTTAAAAACGAAGATAGAGAACCTGATGGTATCTCTTGATTCAACATCTGTTAATATTAGAAAGTTAACCGGTGGTGAGAATGGCGAAAATATTGGAAAGGTCATAAAAAACCTTAGTACTAACCTTGAGAATTTTGTTGCTGTAAGTAATAAGCTCAAGGAAAATAGTGCTTCGATTGATACTATTTTCCAAAATGTAAGTGAAATGTCTTATGATCTAAAGTCTTTTTCCGATTCTCTGTCGAATGTTGAACTGGCTTCAACAGTTAAAAGTTTTAATGATGTTTTAAGCAGTTTAAATACGACACTGGATTCTGTTAATAATGGAAATGGAACAATTTCCAAACTTATCAAAGATGAAAAGCTTTATAATAATTTAACAGCATCAACAAAAGAATTACATGATTTATTGGAAGACTTAAAGCTAAACCCCAAGCGATATGTTCATGTTTCTGTATTTGGAAGGAAAAATACGGAATATGAGAAACCGGTAACCGACTCATTGTATTCAGAGTAG